The Arvicanthis niloticus isolate mArvNil1 chromosome 2, mArvNil1.pat.X, whole genome shotgun sequence genome includes a window with the following:
- the LOC117704149 gene encoding olfactory receptor 5AL1-like — MAEGNSSAVCQFILVGLTDDPELEVILFAVFLVIYLTTVFGNLGLIMLIQVSPQLHTPMYFFLSHLAFVDFCYTSSVTPNTIMNFLRKIKSITFYACATQVCCFITFAVCEMFLLSVMAYDRYVAIWNPLLYAVLMPRKLCLQVIASTYIYGFTVGLAQALATFHLSFCGSNVVNHFYCDDVPLVALACSDTHVKELMLLIIAGFNTLCSLVIVVISYVCIVLAILRIHSAEGRIKAFSTCASHLTSITIFYGTIIFMYLQPKSSHSLNSDKFASVFYVVVIPMLNPLIYSLRNQEVKSALKRITDKLSLIFH; from the coding sequence ATGGCTGAAGGTAACAGTTCAGCAGTGTGTCAGTTCATCCTTGTAGGACTGACAGATGACCCAGAGCTTGAGGTCATCCTCTTTGCTGTGTTTCTAGTCATCTACTTAACTACTGTCTTTGGTAACCTAGGACTCATTATGTTAATCCAAGTCAGCCCTCAGCTTCACACACCTATGTACTTTTTCCTCAGCCACTTGGCTTTTGTTGATTTCTGTTATACATCCTCAGTCACTCCAAACACAATTATGAACTTTCTTCGAAAAATCAAAAGTATAACCTTCTATGCATGTGCCACTCAGGTGTGCTGTTTCATCACATTTGCTGTTTGTGAAATGTTCTTGCTGTCAGTCATGGCCTATGACAGGTATGTGGCCATCTGGAACCCTCTGCTCTATGCAGTCCTCATGCCTAGGAAGCTCTGTCTTCAGGTCATCGCCAGCACATACATTTATGGATTCACTGTGGGGCTTGCACAGGCACTGGCAACCTTCCACTTATCTTTCTGTGGCTCCAATGTGGTCAACCACTTCTACTGTGATGATGTTCCCTTAGTTGCTCTGGCCTGTTCTGACACTCATGTCAAAGAGCTGATGTTGCTAATCATCGCTGGCTTCAACACCCTCTGCTCTCTGGTGATTGTGGTCATTTCTTATGTCTGCATTGTCCTTGCCATCCTGAGGATTCATTCTGCAGAAGGAAGAATAAAAGCCTTTTCCACTTGTGCATCCCACCTGACTTCAATCACCATATTTTATGGGACAATCATTTTTATGTACCTGCAGCCCAAGTCAAGCCATTCTCTGAATTCAGATAAATTTGCTTCTGTGTTTTATGTGGTAGTCATTCCCATGTTAAACCCACTGATCTACAGCTTGAGAAATCAGGAGGTAAAAAGTGCCCTAAAGAGAATCACTGATAAATTGTCTTTGATTTTCCATTAA
- the LOC117704120 gene encoding olfactory receptor 5AL1-like — protein MADNNYSTVSEFILVGLTDDSELQVSLFGVFLVIYLTSVVGNIGLIVLIQASPQLHTPMYFFLTHLAFIDFCFTSSVTPNTLLNFLREVKSITFYACATQLCCFVTFVVCELYLLSIMAYDRYVAIWNPLLYAVLMPRKLCLQVIASTYIYGFTVGLAQALATFHLSFCGSNVVNHFYCDDVPLVALACSDTHVKELMLLIIAGFNTLCSLVIVVISYVCIVFAILRIHSAEGRRKAFSTCASHLTSITIFYGTVSFMYLQPKSSHSLNTDKFASVFYVVVIPMLNPLIYSLRNQEVKSALKRIVEKLSLAIK, from the coding sequence ATGGCTGACAACAATTACTCCACAGTGTCTGAGTTCATCCTTGTGGGTCTCACAGATGACTCAGAGCTTCAGGTCAgtctctttggtgtgtttctagTCATCTACTTAACTAGTGTGGTGGGTAATATTGGATTGATTGTGTTAATTCAAGCGAGTCCTCAGCTTCACACCCCCATGTATTTTTTCCTGACTCACCTGGCTTTTATTGACTTTTGTTTTACCTCTTCTGTCACTCCAAACACTCTGTTAAATTTTCTACGTGAAGTTAAAAGCATAACTTTCTATGCATGTGCCACTCAGTTGTGTTGTTTTGTCACATTCGTAGTTTGTGAACTGTACTTGCTGTCAATCATGGCCTATGACAGGTATGTGGCCATCTGGAACCCTCTGCTCTATGCAGTCCTCATGCCTAGGAAGCTCTGTCTTCAGGTCATCGCCAGCACATACATTTATGGATTCACTGTGGGGCTTGCACAGGCACTGGCAACCTTCCACTTATCTTTCTGTGGCTCCAATGTGGTCAACCACTTCTACTGTGATGATGTTCCCTTAGTTGCTCTGGCCTGTTCTGACACTCATGTCAAAGAGCTGATGTTGCTGATCATCGCTGGCTTCAACACCCTCTGCTCTCTGGTGATTGTGGTCATTTCTTATGTCTGCATTGTCTTTGCCATCCTGAGGATTCATTCTgctgaaggaagaaggaaagcctTTTCCACTTGTGCATCCCACCTGACTTCAATCACTATATTTTACGGGACAGTAAGTTTTATGTACCTGCAGCCCAAGTCAAGCCATTCTCTGAACACGGATAAATTTGCTTCTGTGTTTTATGTGGTAGTCATTCCCATGTTAAACCCTCTAATCTACAGCTTGCGAAATCAGGAGGTAAAAAGTGCCCTAAAGAGAATTGTAGAAAAGTTATCTTTAGCCATCAAATAA